In Podospora pseudoanserina strain CBS 124.78 chromosome 5, whole genome shotgun sequence, a single window of DNA contains:
- a CDS encoding hypothetical protein (EggNog:ENOG503P29U; COG:S), whose amino-acid sequence MSLISTHLAQIALSCEGIDSLPPLSQISPPKIFTNALLSNPDITSLIRDTEAHERALFSVPAPPPPPTTTPHPEQPKPSNRRQTVFNVAAGEVTTGPAPNSSTRRSTAVAAVLGGDLHAHLTRRHKEGEADIELLLQGAEKLCGVYALPGALERIPQLRRKWEMQGHTLAYYEQKVAEQQVQLQAMNQRNEWDEDEEMEHVEEEKGDYITEEDLRRDEEELRKLERKRRELQAKLKSLEGDIGGLMDI is encoded by the exons ATGTCCTTGATATCAACCCACCTCGCCCAAATCGCCCTCTCCTGCGAAGGCATAGACAGCCTCCC TCCCCTCTcccaaa TTTCCCCACCGAAAATCTTCACcaacgccctcctctccaacccagacatcacctccctcatccgcGACACCGAAGCCCACGAACGcgccctcttctccgtccccgcacccccaccaccaccaaccaccaccccccatcccgaGCAACCTAAACCTTCCAACCGCAGGCAAACAGTCTTCAACGTCGCCGCCGGAGAAGTCACCACCGGACCAGcacccaactcctccacccgccgatccaccgccgtcgccgccgttTTGGGCGGTGATCTCCACGCGCATCTGACCCGTAGACACAAGGAAGGCGAGGCCGACATTGAACTACTACTACAAGGTGCCGAGAAGCTTTGTGGTGTCTATGCCTTACCTGGAGCGCTGGAGAGGATACCGCAACTAAGAAGAAAGTGGGAGATGCAAGGGCATACGCTCGCATATTACGAGCAAAAGGTCGCCGAGCAACAAGTGCAATTGCAGGCCATGAATCAACGAAACGAAtgggatgaggacgaggaaatGGAGcatgtggaggaggaaaagggggattACATCACAGAGGAGGATTTGCGGcgggacgaggaggagctgaggaaattggagaggaagaggcgggagCTGCAGGCCAAGTTGAAGAGCTTGGAAGGTGATATTGGGGGTTTGATGGATATTTGA
- a CDS encoding hypothetical protein (EggNog:ENOG503NY9M; COG:Q) produces MTAFDIKIVSDAICPWCYLGKKRLERAINLYKASVPNASSDTFKIHWHPFYLDPSLPKTSVDRDEHLLKKFGDPNRLAMSTMMLKRFGEAEGINFSFKARIGNTRDAHRLVQLAKTKSNELENSVISALFKLHFEEDGDITSHDVLIAAGEKGGLDKAEVESWLDEGRGGPEVDKEVEEAYRDGVSGVPNFTINGKYRVEGAQDPEKLVEVLKRIKASAPAVSASSEGVSC; encoded by the exons atGACGGCCTTCGACATCAAAATCGTCTCCGACGCCATATGCCCATGG TGTTATCTAGGCAAAAAGCGCCTCGAACGCGCCATCAACCTCTACAAAGCCTCCGTTCCCAACGCCAGCTCCGACACTTTCAAAATCCACTGGCACCCCTTCTACCTCgacccttccctccccaaaacctcGGTTGACCGCGATGAGCACCTCCTCAAGAAATTCGGCGATCCCAACCGCCTGGCCATGTCCACCATGATGCTCAAGCGCTTCGGCGAAGCCGAGGGCATCAACTTCTCGTTCAAGGCCAGGATCGGAAACACCCGTGACGCCCACCGGCTGGTTCAGCTGGCAAAGACAAAGTCGAACGAGCTCGAAAACAGTGTTATCTCTGCGCTTTTCAAGCTGCATttcgaggaagatggagacatCACTTCCCATGACGTTCTGATCGCCGCCGGCGAGAAGGGAGGGTTGGACAAGGCTGAGGTCGAATCCTGGCTCGATGAGGGCAGGGGCGGACCCGAAGTCGacaaggaggttgaggaggcgtACCGGGATGGAGTGTCCGGAGTGCCCAATTTCACCATCAATGGAAAGTACAGAGTGGAAGGCGCCCAAGATCCCGAGAAGTTGGTCGAGGTTCTGAAGAGGATAAAGgcttctgctcctgctgTCAGCGCTTCTTCCGAAGGAGTAAGCTGCTAG
- a CDS encoding hypothetical protein (EggNog:ENOG503NZZ8; COG:S) codes for MATRVQLGWYRWVPFLGYHHVLMILIAVTIILLSLLLAGCSSSSPLIPDIFLLSIYYEKYTAVPDTAQVDYRVSEAISNIVGDASLQARVGYFGICISTDGGSWLCSNNATSLANEISVEQDPLNLIWLSAQFKDMIVFPYLLIIAIIFAFICLLLLATFPGWHEEEDSEGSEREVKPFPSRPVSQVALAIIFIASIFVLVSVLWQHTASVAASIIAQDFGNGSVLAGVGSSAMVMGWFSFTLLIIVTIGLLVMILSMAVLSDIMA; via the exons ATGGCGACAAGAGTACAATTAGGATGGTACC GATGGGTACCATTCCTCGGCTACCACCACGTGCTGATGATCCTCATCGCCGTGACGATAATcctgctctccctcctcctagcaggctgctcctcctcctcccccctcatccccgacatcttcctcctctccatctatTACGAAAAATATACGGCCGTCCCCGACACGGCCCAGGTCGACTACCGCGTCTCGGAGGCGATCTCCAACATTGTCGGCGACGCCAGCCTCCAGGCCAGGGTCGGCTACTTTGGCATCTGCATCTCGACCGACGGCGGGAGCTGGCTGTGCTCCAACAATGCGACCTCGCTGGCGAACGAGATCTCGGTGGAGCAGGACCCGCTGAACCTGATTTGGCTGTCGGCGCAGTTTAAGGATATGATTGTTTTTCCCTATCTCTT gatcatcgccatcatcttcgCCTTCATCTGCCTCCTCCTACTGGCTACCTTTCCCGGCTGgcacgaggaggaagattcCGAGGGTTCAGAAAGAGAAGTCAAGCCTTTTCCCTCGAGACCGGTCAGCCAAGTCGCGCTGGCGATTATCTTTATTGCGTCGATTTTTGTGCTGGTTAGTGTGCTGTGGCAGCACACCGCGTCTGTGGCGGCGAGTATTATCGCGCAGGATTTCGGGAACGGGTCGGTGCtggcgggggttgggtcgagtgccatggtgatggggtggtttAGTTTTACGTTGTTGATTATTGTTACGATTGGGTTGTTGGTCATGATATTGAGCATGGCGGTTCTGTCAGATATTATGGcttga